A region from the Bacillus sp. BGMRC 2118 genome encodes:
- a CDS encoding putative DNA-binding protein: protein MLEKTTRMNYLLDFYQSLLTPKQRSYMEQYYLDDHSLGEIAEEYEVSRQAVYDNIKRTEAMLEEYEQKLCLLEKFQSRLTLLNECKQIMRDNPKAIELIEEIEKLD, encoded by the coding sequence ATGCTAGAGAAAACAACAAGAATGAATTACTTGTTAGATTTCTATCAATCGCTCCTCACTCCAAAGCAAAGAAGCTATATGGAGCAATATTATTTAGACGATCATTCACTAGGAGAGATCGCAGAAGAGTATGAGGTTAGCCGTCAAGCAGTCTATGATAATATTAAACGGACTGAAGCGATGCTTGAAGAGTATGAACAAAAGCTTTGTTTACTAGAGAAGTTTCAAAGTCGACTCACGCTATTAAATGAATGTAAACAGATAATGCGAGATAATCCAAAAGCAATTGAATTAATTGAAGAAATTGAGAAATTAGATTAG
- the ftsY gene encoding signal recognition particle-docking protein FtsY, giving the protein MSFFKKLKEKISKQTDTVTEKFKDGLSKTRDSFSGKVNDLVYRYRKVDEDFFEELEEILISADVGVTTVMDLIDELKDEVKKRNIQEPRDVKAVISEKLIEIYQGDDKAAEGINMQENGLTVVLVVGVNGVGKTTSIGKLANKFKQEGKKVILAAGDTFRAGAIEQLEVWGDRAGVDVIKQSEGSDPAAVMYDALQAAKSRNVDILICDTAGRLQNKVNLMKELEKVKRVIEREVPGAPHEVLLVLDATTGQNAMSQAKTFTEATNVTGIVLTKLDGTAKGGIVLAIRNELDTPVKFVGLGEQMDDLQEFNAEQFVYGLFSEMIEAEAEKE; this is encoded by the coding sequence ATGAGTTTTTTTAAAAAGTTAAAAGAAAAAATCTCAAAACAAACAGATACAGTTACCGAAAAATTTAAGGATGGATTATCTAAAACAAGAGATTCCTTCTCAGGAAAGGTAAACGATTTAGTCTATCGTTATCGCAAGGTAGATGAGGATTTCTTCGAAGAGTTAGAAGAAATCTTAATTTCTGCTGACGTTGGGGTAACAACAGTTATGGATTTAATCGATGAGTTGAAGGATGAAGTGAAGAAAAGAAATATACAAGAACCTCGTGATGTAAAAGCCGTTATATCTGAAAAGCTAATAGAGATTTATCAAGGTGACGATAAGGCTGCTGAGGGGATTAATATGCAGGAAAATGGTTTGACAGTTGTTCTTGTTGTAGGTGTAAATGGAGTTGGGAAAACAACTTCAATTGGAAAACTTGCAAATAAATTTAAACAAGAGGGTAAGAAAGTAATACTTGCTGCGGGAGATACGTTTAGAGCAGGTGCGATCGAGCAATTGGAAGTGTGGGGAGATAGAGCTGGAGTTGATGTAATTAAACAATCCGAAGGTTCAGATCCTGCGGCTGTTATGTACGATGCTCTGCAAGCCGCAAAATCCAGAAATGTTGATATACTTATCTGTGATACGGCTGGTCGACTGCAAAATAAAGTAAACTTAATGAAAGAATTAGAAAAGGTAAAACGCGTCATAGAAAGAGAAGTACCAGGAGCACCGCATGAGGTATTACTTGTACTGGATGCAACGACAGGACAAAATGCGATGAGTCAGGCGAAAACCTTTACAGAAGCTACAAACGTAACCGGAATTGTATTAACAAAACTTGACGGAACTGCAAAGGGTGGAATCGTTCTTGCAATCCGCAATGAGCTGGATACACCAGTTAAATTTGTTGGCTTAGGTGAGCAAATGGACGACTTACAAGAATTTAATGCAGAGCAATTTGTATACGGATTATTTAGTGAAATGATTGAAGCAGAAGCAGAAAAAGAGTAA
- a CDS encoding KH domain-containing protein: MKDLIETIVKPLVDYPEDVVVTEVADNSHITYKLSVHKEDVGKVIGKNGRVAKAIRTVIYAAATKSEKRIQLDIQ, translated from the coding sequence ATGAAGGATCTAATTGAAACAATTGTAAAACCTTTAGTTGACTATCCAGAAGATGTTGTCGTTACTGAAGTAGCAGACAATAGCCACATCACTTATAAACTTTCTGTTCATAAAGAAGATGTCGGTAAAGTAATAGGTAAAAATGGACGAGTTGCTAAGGCAATTCGTACAGTAATCTATGCTGCCGCTACAAAAAGCGAAAAGCGTATTCAACTAGATATACAATAA
- a CDS encoding signal recognition particle protein, whose product MAFEGLADRLQSTIQKIKGKGKVTEADVKEMMREVRLALLEADVNFKVVKDFVKKVSERSVGQEVMKSLTPGQQVIKVVQEELTALMGGEQSKIAVSNRPPTVVMMVGLQGAGKTTTTGKLANLLRKKYNRKPLLVAADIYRPAAIKQLETLGKQLSMPVFSLGDQVSPVEIAKQAIEHAKKEHYDYVLIDTAGRLHVDENLMNELIEVKEISKPNEIFLVVDAMTGQDAVNVAQSFNEQLDITGVVLTKLDGDTRGGAALSVKAVTNTPIKFVGLGEKMDAIEPFHPERMATRILGMGDVLTLIEKAQASVDEEKAKELEQKMRTMSFTFDDFLDQLAQVRSMGPLDELLGMMPGANKIKGLKDMKVDEKQISHVEAIIKSMTKKEKIQPEIINASRKKRIAKGSGTSVQEVNRLLKQFEDMKKMMKQMTNMQKGKKKGGFKLPFM is encoded by the coding sequence ATGGCATTTGAAGGATTAGCCGACCGTTTGCAAAGTACGATTCAAAAGATAAAAGGAAAAGGTAAAGTTACGGAAGCAGATGTAAAAGAAATGATGAGAGAGGTACGATTAGCGCTTCTTGAGGCTGACGTTAACTTCAAAGTTGTAAAAGATTTCGTTAAGAAAGTTTCCGAACGTTCTGTTGGCCAGGAAGTGATGAAGAGCTTAACTCCTGGACAACAAGTTATCAAAGTTGTACAAGAAGAACTTACAGCACTGATGGGGGGAGAACAGAGTAAAATCGCTGTTTCTAACAGACCACCAACAGTTGTGATGATGGTAGGTTTGCAAGGTGCTGGTAAAACGACGACTACGGGAAAACTGGCGAACCTATTAAGAAAGAAATATAACCGCAAACCACTACTTGTAGCAGCAGATATATACAGACCAGCTGCAATCAAGCAATTAGAAACACTAGGAAAGCAGCTCAGCATGCCTGTCTTCTCATTAGGAGATCAAGTTAGTCCTGTTGAAATTGCAAAACAAGCGATTGAACACGCAAAAAAAGAGCACTACGATTATGTATTAATTGATACGGCTGGTCGACTGCATGTTGATGAAAACCTAATGAATGAACTGATAGAAGTTAAAGAAATATCAAAGCCGAATGAAATCTTTTTAGTAGTTGATGCAATGACTGGACAAGATGCAGTAAACGTTGCACAAAGCTTTAATGAGCAACTTGATATCACAGGTGTCGTATTAACAAAATTGGATGGTGACACCCGTGGTGGGGCGGCTTTATCAGTTAAAGCGGTAACGAACACACCAATTAAGTTTGTCGGCTTAGGGGAGAAAATGGATGCGATTGAACCATTCCACCCTGAACGAATGGCCACGCGAATTCTAGGTATGGGGGATGTGCTGACACTTATTGAAAAAGCACAAGCTTCTGTAGATGAAGAAAAAGCAAAAGAACTTGAGCAAAAGATGCGTACGATGTCATTTACATTTGATGATTTCCTTGATCAACTTGCGCAAGTTAGGAGTATGGGGCCATTAGATGAACTGCTAGGGATGATGCCTGGTGCAAACAAGATAAAGGGTCTAAAGGATATGAAGGTGGATGAGAAACAAATTAGTCATGTAGAGGCAATTATTAAATCTATGACTAAAAAGGAGAAAATTCAACCTGAAATTATCAATGCAAGTCGAAAGAAACGAATAGCTAAAGGTAGTGGAACATCAGTTCAAGAAGTAAATCGCTTATTAAAGCAATTTGAAGATATGAAGAAGATGATGAAGCAAATGACAAATATGCAAAAAGGGAAGAAAAAAGGCGGTTTTAAGCTTCCGTTTATGTAG
- the rpsP gene encoding 30S ribosomal protein S16, which yields MAVKIRLKRMGSKKSPFYRVVVADSRSPRDGRFIEEIGTYNPVAEPAIVDINETLALKWLQTGAKPSDTVRNLFSKQGIMEKFHVAKNSK from the coding sequence ATGGCAGTTAAAATTCGTTTAAAGCGTATGGGTTCAAAGAAAAGTCCTTTCTATCGTGTGGTAGTAGCAGATTCTCGTTCACCACGTGATGGTCGTTTCATCGAAGAAATCGGAACTTACAATCCAGTTGCTGAACCAGCAATCGTTGATATTAACGAAACTCTTGCTCTTAAGTGGTTACAAACTGGTGCGAAACCATCTGATACAGTTCGCAACCTTTTCTCTAAGCAAGGGATCATGGAAAAGTTCCACGTAGCAAAAAACAGTAAGTAA
- the rimM gene encoding ribosome maturation factor RimM produces the protein MANYFNVGKIVNTHGIRGEVRVISTTDFTEERYVKGNTLYIFKNNEAPIPVKILAHRVHKNFDLLTFEGYANVNDVEAFKGAMLKVSEDQLGHLNEGEFYYHEIIGCVVFSEDGQEIGKVKEIIATGANDVWVLGKQGEKDILIPYIEDVVKEIDVENKKIVIHVMEGLLS, from the coding sequence TTGGCAAATTACTTTAATGTAGGGAAAATCGTAAACACCCATGGAATACGTGGAGAAGTAAGGGTTATCTCTACAACAGATTTTACTGAAGAAAGGTATGTAAAAGGGAATACATTATATATTTTCAAAAACAATGAAGCACCTATTCCAGTGAAAATTTTAGCTCATCGGGTACATAAAAACTTTGATTTATTAACGTTTGAAGGATATGCAAATGTAAATGATGTAGAGGCATTTAAAGGTGCGATGTTAAAGGTTTCAGAAGACCAACTTGGTCATTTAAATGAAGGTGAATTTTATTATCACGAAATTATAGGTTGTGTTGTATTTTCTGAAGATGGCCAAGAGATTGGAAAGGTAAAAGAAATCATTGCAACTGGAGCGAATGATGTATGGGTACTAGGTAAACAAGGTGAGAAAGATATATTAATACCCTATATCGAGGACGTTGTAAAAGAAATTGATGTGGAAAATAAGAAAATTGTCATTCACGTAATGGAAGGATTGCTTTCATAG